From the genome of Anopheles funestus chromosome 2RL, idAnoFuneDA-416_04, whole genome shotgun sequence:
GCTTCTTTTCTTAGTTTACTCGCATAACAAACGCTAGCACTCAATTGTACTCAAATTAACttaaaaacaactttcaaattttcataacACATTTTCTAAAGTCAAAATACAACGTCATATAACCGAAAGTAACGAATATGGCGAACAACTTTGGAAAAATTCACTGCTaacaaaatatgatttttaatattaacaagaaaaatatgtaaaagaaaatttcgAAATTGTTATTCTCGCTGATGTTTATCACTGCTTtcgaaattatttttgtttaccacaAAAGCAAGAGATAGAAATTTTCTTTATACAATATCCTTAGAGCTGTTTTATCAAACAGAATTACATACCACTGTTTAAACCCCTCCTATGATAATTCCTATCAACACTTCACGTAAGAAGCTTTCCGTATGGTTATCAAAAACCAATTGCCATGGAAAGATACCGTACCATCTCATCACAGCCGTGTGTTATCTACCCAGCAGCCAAGCAACCGTTTACAATCTagctcccaaaaaaacctGTAACTGTTATTCGCACCACTGCAGCAAAACAGCATAAAGCCGTGTTTGATCAGCTTAAACCACATACCGAAAACCGCACAGCAATCTGTCGCGATGATGAATTATTCACCCCCAGGTGACATGATCAACCTTTTTCTCGGTACCCATCCAATGATGACGAActtggcagcagcagcagcacagcaacagcagatgTTGCATTATCCCGTGTTTGTagctttctgtttttcctttcggtCGGGAAATCACGTACCTAAGTGCGGCTTAGTCGATATTTCGCTGTGTGTATGATGGTATGTGTGGTAAAGCTCTTGTGCTTGTACCCCATCGAATTCATCACCTGGTCCCGTGATGCCCCGAAGGTTCTCGTGCAGGAACCGgatgcagcaaaagaaaactcgGTTTTTCTTAGCAGGAACGCAACTCAAACATCCTCGGGGTTCAGTTGATGATCCTCCCAAATCATGTTTATTCAGCATTGAGTTCTGCACGCgggccaacagcagcagtctGTCTGTTTATGATGGTGGTTTATGATGATGCTGCCGGCAGCAGATTACCGCGGTACGGAATTTTGGCTCTCCCACTACCACAAGTGAACgtcaaaaaaatattgccaaaaaaatggaaaatcacaGAATCGAATCCCTAAGCAAGACAAGACACAACCGAAGTCCTTACCCCTTCCATCGATACCGTGTTTAGAAACGACAACatctaaaccaaaaaaaaaaggcaagaaagGAAACCAAATTATCTTCCGATCCAGTGactttcttcgtttctttctACACGTCCCCGATGCACATACATCTTGCTGGGTCGTGCTAGCAAAGGAAGAGGAGAACGCCACATCCCAAAATGAGCCGATATTTATGCATGCGCacatcacacaaacacgtacAGACACACGCATACACCGTGGCTGGATCCATATTTTTATGAATTGTATTTACATATTTCACAGCATTCCCTCAGCATCTCAGAataaagagatttttttttgctgttggttgctttctttttcgaaaaatacCCCAAAAATCTGATACATCTCACATCGTACCACGAAAAAGGGAATCCAAAATGGGTCGGATTGGGGGatgcacaaagaaaaaaatggcccATAAAGTTTATGAGTTCCCACAAAAACGAAGCCACCCAAACGAAGTGTGGTTTATGTGCCGGTGGTTCATGCTTTCCCTATCTTCGCGCAAGTGGTTCAAGCGAAGTTTAACCCAATTTTCGGTTTCTTTTGTCCTTCTATGAAAGACAGCATGGCCTGGAGTGTCTTTTATTCCTggactaaacaaaaaaaaaaagaaatgaaaatgtctTCCAAACTATGCTGGACCTCACCACTATTGTGTGCGACCTTTTTATCACCTCATAAGACCGGGTGCTGCAGTTCCTTTGAAGgattccgttttttggtgCAGCATCTTTTATTGTGACGAATTTTCCGTGCATTAAAAGCACGGAAATGAACGTCCTTTTTGCTTTCTACACTAATCAAAATGGAAAGTAGTTTGTATGTATATGTTTACGTTTCGTAGCGTTACActcatttgacagttgaaatttattattccgattaatgcatgattgttttcaccggggtagcgttacgaacgcagaggttagttgtgttagtgtaaggaccgttagggctaagaaccattacgaaaaatcactgcacttgtaataaaatacgtacgccgaacggtcaagcgagaaaccgcgctccagattaatttttcaccgttccgaaagaaaactaaaattcacaacgtagggatcgatcgcgaacatttggtgccgtgaccaggatataTTCTTTcggagtgaaattaatttcggttTCTCAGAGTGATCATTGCTGCGTGTTGCAAGATTGCACTATTGCACTGAGTGTGAAcacttgtattttttgttgaaagttGTCAGCTATCTGTAACGTACTGTACGTGTACCGTGATTGTTGATCGTGATTATTGACTGTTGGCTGCTTGTGGAAATTTGTGGTGTTgagttttttggttgtgaacTCGTCCTCgcgaattttgtgttttttgtcgttgACCGGCCATCACTGTGAGCATTGGCGTCGGTTCAATGGCATCACCAGCCGACTTGCGTTCCAGAAGAGTGACGTTGGAGGAGAAGATTCATCGTGCTGCTGCATTTGCTGCAAATTTCGTTCCGGCGCGCGACGAGCTCAAAGTGCCTTTTTATGCCGCGGAAGTTGAACGAGTTTCAGTCGAATACGACGGTGTGCAGCAGATGATTGAAAATGGTGCTGCACCGGAGGAACGCGCGCTTGAAAGCCATTTACGCGCCACGATGGAGGATGCTATAATGGCTGTGAGAGCAAGCCTCCAAGCACTAATGCAACCGACGCCGCGCGTAGCCATCACGTCATCATCGAATCGCGTTGCAGCGTCGGAGCTAAGATTGCCAAGAATTTCGTTGCCTGAATTCGACGGTAATGAAATGCAATGGGCAACGTTTCGTGACACTTTTGAAGCACTTATTCACAACAACACCGAAGTGCTGGATATCCAAAAGTTTCACTATCTGCGAGCAGCACTGAAAGGAGAAGCTGCTAGGCTGCTAGATTCCATCCCGTTGTGTTCCTCAAATTACTCCATTGCATGGAAATCATTGGTCGATCGCTATGCCAATgagtatttacaaaaaaagaggcaTTTGCAAGCCATGTTCAACATGTCGAGAGTGCAAAAGGAATCCAATGCAGCACTGCATAGGCTGGTCGATGATTTCGACAGACATGTGAAAATGCTCCACCAGTTGGGTGAGCCAACTGAACAGTGGAGCACTATTCTGGAGTATGTGTTGTGCACAAAACTGCCTGAGGAAACGTTGAAGAACTGGGAGGATCATGCTTCCACGCTCGATACACCTGACTACGCAACGCTAATAGATTTCCTACAAAGAAAAATGCGGATATTAGAGTCCATATCGATGAATCATCAGTCTACGAAGGAAAGTACTCACCCGAATCCCGTGCGGCGCGCCCCGCAGCAGCTTTCTTCCTGCTCTTCCACTACGAGCAATTCTAAAGAGTGCCCATATTGCCAACACGAGCATGCCCTTAGCAGTTGTTACAAGTATTGCCGCCTTCCACTGTCTGAGCGTATTCAGATTGCAAATGAGAAGAAGGTTTGCAATAACTGCTTACGGAAGGGCCATTGGGCAAGAAATTGTCTTTCGTCTTCCCGATGCAAGCATTGCCGTGACAGACATCACACTCTTTTGCACCGCTCCAATGAACCAGCAGGATCGAAAGAAGGGTCACCGGAACGTCCCGATTCACCGAAGCCGAAGGATCGCGCATACGCTCAGTCGCTCAACGTTACTGAGACGACGGAGCGTTCAGAGGAGGTGTTTCTGCTAACTGTGAACATCGTAGATGCTGACGGCAAGGAGCATTCGGTGCGTGCTCTTCTAGACAGTGCGTCGCAAGCGAGCCTGATGACCGAAAGGATTGCCAGATTGCTGCAGATAAAACGGTCTCCAGCTAACGTCAAAGTATTGGGAGCTGGTAAGGTATCTCGCAATGTTCGTGAATCTGTGTTTGCTGAGATTCGGTCGAAAAGACAGCATTTCAGTTGTGGCGTACAATTTATGTTGATGGACCAAATAACCTCTAATATTCCTTCAGAGAACATAGCTATTAGCCACTGGTGTATCCCGAAAGGAATTGAGCTAGCTGATCCGGAATTTAATAAATCACAGCCAATCGATTTATTAATAGGCGCGAAGCACTATTATTCGTTTTTCCCTAGTGCTGCACGAGTGCACTTGGGTCCTGACCTTCCATCATTGATTGACAGCGTGTTTGGCTGGATTGTAGCGGGTTCGGCAATGTTGCATTACCCTGCTAATTCGCAGACAATTATTTCCAACGCTGTTTGCATGATGTCACTGGAAGAAAGCATGGAACggttttggaaaatcgaatcTTTGGTAATGAAAGATGGATACTCGCCCGAAGAACGCAGATGTGAACAGCTATTTCAGACAACCACGACGAGAGATAAGGATGGTCGGTACATCGTCCGTTTGCCGCGTCATCCTGACTTTGGGGTACGATTAGGTGCATCCAAAACAAGTGCAAAACGTCGATTCGAGCTGTTGGAGAAACGTTTCGTTAGAGATGCCAAACTGAAGGAAGAGTATCACGCATTTATGAAGGAGTACTACGAGTTGGGGCATATGCGTTTGGTCCGCGATGAGCTGCCGGAGCCAGTTGAGTCGTACTATCTGCCCCACCATCCCGTGTTCAAAGAGTCGAGCACTACAACGAAAATCAGAGTCGTGTTTGACGGCTCTTCGAAAACTACAAGCGGTTATTCCCTTAATGAGGCTCTCTGTGTGGGACCAGTGGTGCAGGACGAGCTGCTTGATCAACTTTTGCGTTTTCGCACCTACAGAGTGGCTTTGGTAGGCGACATAGCAAAGATGTACCGGCAGATATTGCTTCATCCTGATGATCGTCCATTAGTGCGAATCTTCTTTCGATTTTCGACGCAGCAACCAGTCCAGATTTATGAGCTGAATACGGTTACCTATGGACTGGCACCATCATCGTTCCTTGCTACGCGTGCTCTGATTCAGCTAGCGGATGATGAGGGTGACGCATACCCACGAGCGGGTCCGGCTTTGCGAAAGAACTTCTACGTAGACGATTTCATCGGAGGAGCGAACTCGGTAGAAGAGGCTACGTTGCTACGAGATGAGTTAGCTGAGTTGCTACTTAAAGGCGGATTTGAGCTACGCAAATGGACCTCTAATTGTCCTGATGTTCTGCGCGGACTCGATGAGTCGCAAATTGGAACAACTTCCAAGATGAGCTTCGCTTCCCATGAAGCCGTGAAGACACTTGGGATCAGTTGGGTTCCACAAGAAGATTGGTTGCTATTTGAAGGATTGTGTCAACCAGATACCGATATCATCACAAAGCGATCTGTACTTTCCACCATCGCTAAAATGTATGATCCGCTGGGAATGATAGCTCCGATAGTCATTCGGGCAAAGATGATAATGCAGGAAATATGGACGTACTCGTGTGATTGGGATGATGCCCTGCCAGCAGGCATCGTTAGTAAGTGGAAGCAGCTTCAACAGGAGATCCAATCCCTTTCACAGTACCGTATGGAAAGATACGTATTGGTTCCCGGCGCACGTAAGATTGAGCTGCACACCTTTTCCGATGCTTCAACAGTAGCTTATGGTGCATGCACGTATGTACGGTGTGAAGAGCCGGGACGAGTTCGGGTGATGCTTCTAGCATCTAAGAGTAAGGTAGCACCCTTAAAGCAACTAACGGTTGCCAGACTAGAGTTATGTGCCTGCGTCCTTGCAGCACATTTGCACCATCGAATAAAAAGGGCGATCGCTACGAAAATTGATGCTTCATGGTTTTGGACCGATTCAGCTATCTGCACGGCGTGGATTAGAGCGCCTCCAACCACGTGGAAAACGTTTGTCGCCAACCGTGTGGCTGAGATACAGCATTTTACGAGTGACGCAAAGTGGCGACACATAGCTGGAGTCGAAAATCCCGCTGATCTGGTGTCGCGCGGGATGGAAGTGTTGGAATTCAACAACAGCATGGCATGGAGACATGGGCCAGCATGGTTGACGAAACCAGAGGATGTTTGGCCTATGTCTGATCCAACGGAGCCTCCTGAGGCAATTCAAGAGAAGAAGGTGTTAACAGCAGCCGTTGCGACGTGTACCAACGAGCTGTTCCTGCGTTGGTCATCATTCACTCGCCTGGTAAATGTCGTAGGTTATTGTCGACGTTTCATTGCCATGGTGCCAGATCTGCGGCGCATAAGACGTGAAGGAGCCATGCATTCCAACGAAGGCAATGCGCATTCCAGTACTTCCGCATCTCCGAAGGTGCTGAGCGTTCTTGAGcgagcagcagcggaagaCGCTTTATTAAGGCTTGCTCAGCGTGAGTCTTTCGCGGAAGAGTTGAGTGATCTGCAAACGGGGAAACAAATTAGAAGGCAGTCACAGTTACGGCGACTTACCCCATTTTTGGACAAAAATGGTATCATCAGAGTTGGTGGCCGATTGAACTTGGCGCAGCTACCCTTTCAGTCGAAGCATCCCGCGTTGCTGCCTAAGGGCCACCCACTGGCTCGATTAATTGCAGAGAGCTACCACAAGTTGCTGCTACATGGTGGAGGACGTTTGTTGCTGTCATCCATAAGGGAAAGATTTTGGCCCTTGAGCGGAAGAATGTTGGTGAAAGCCGTGGTGAGGAATTGCATCCGATGTATTCGTCATCATCCTACGGCAGCAGAGCAGCATACTGGTCAACTGCCCTCTGGTAGATTAGTCCCGAGTCGTCCGTTTGCGGTCACAGGAGTGGATTACGCAGGCCCATTGTATCTAAAGCCTGCGCATCGGCGGGCTGCATCGCTGAAGGCATAtttgtgtgtctttgtgtgtTTCACCACCAAGGCGGTTCACCTAGAGCTAGTGGGTGATCTTTCAACCGAAGGGTTTCTCGCTGCTCTACGGAGATTTACGGCGAGGAGAGGTGTTCCGGAGCACATCCATTCGGACAACGGTAAAAACTTCGAAGGTGCCAGGAACGAGCTGCAGGAACTTTTTGCGAGATTGGGAAGTGAGACTGCACAGAGTGTCATCGCAGCGTCGTGCGCGGAACATGGAATCACTTGGCATATGATTCCACCGAGAGCTCCCCATTTTGGCGGCCTTTGGGAAGCTGCGGTAAAAACTGCCAAGCGTCACCTGTTTCGTCAACTGGGCAGTACACGATTATCGTTTGAAGGCTACTACACCGTTCTGCATCAAATCGAGGCAGCAATGAACTCTCGTCCGCTGCTGCCACTTTCCGATGATCCTAATGATTTGGCCGCACTAACGCCTTCTCATTTTTTAGTAGGTTCATCGATGACGGCGATACCAGATCCGGAActaacgcacgcacacataaacacCGAACAGCACTTGACCAAACTTCAACTACTGGTTCAGAAGTTTTGGAAACACTGGCAGAAGGAATACTTACAAGAACTGCAGAAGGACCCACGCATCGCTAAGAACGCGGATAACATTCAACCGGGACGAATGGTTATCGTAGTGGACGAGCTGCTGCCAACTACTCGCTGGCCGCTTGCACGAGTCGTAGAGGTTCACCCCGGCGCGGATGGATTAGTACGCGTAGTCACGTTGCGAACACCTAAGGGAATTATAAAACGACCGATCACGAAGATCTGTCCCTTACCAATATCCAGTGAAAATGTAGGAGCATAAGGAAGTCAGGGAATATCACTTGCACAAAGATTACGAATCACTTGTTACTTAACACTTTT
Proteins encoded in this window:
- the LOC125761982 gene encoding uncharacterized protein LOC125761982; the encoded protein is MTERIARLLQIKRSPANVKVLGAGKVSRNVRESVFAEIRSKRQHFSCGVQFMLMDQITSNIPSENIAISHWCIPKGIELADPEFNKSQPIDLLIGAKHYYSFFPSAARVHLGPDLPSLIDSVFGWIVAGSAMLHYPANSQTIISNAVCMMSLEESMERFWKIESLVMKDGYSPEERRCEQLFQTTTTRDKDGRYIVRLPRHPDFGVRLGASKTSAKRRFELLEKRFVRDAKLKEEYHAFMKEYYELGHMRLVRDELPEPVESYYLPHHPVFKESSTTTKIRVVFDGSSKTTSGYSLNEALCVGPVVQDELLDQLLRFRTYRVALVGDIAKMYRQILLHPDDRPLVRIFFRFSTQQPVQIYELNTVTYGLAPSSFLATRALIQLADDEGDAYPRAGPALRKNFYVDDFIGGANSVEEATLLRDELAELLLKGGFELRKWTSNCPDVLRGLDESQIGTTSKMSFASHEAVKTLGISWVPQEDWLLFEGLCQPDTDIITKRSVLSTIAKMYDPLGMIAPIVIRAKMIMQEIWTYSCDWDDALPAGIVSKWKQLQQEIQSLSQYRMERYVLVPGARKIELHTFSDASTVAYGACTYVRCEEPGRVRVMLLASKSKVAPLKQLTVARLELCACVLAAHLHHRIKRAIATKIDASWFWTDSAICTAWIRAPPTTWKTFVANRVAEIQHFTSDAKWRHIAGVENPADLVSRGMEVLEFNNSMAWRHGPAWLTKPEDVWPMSDPTEPPEAIQEKKVLTAAVATCTNELFLRWSSFTRLVNVVGYCRRFIAMVPDLRRIRREGAMHSNEGNAHSSTSASPKVLSVLERAAAEDALLRLAQRESFAEELSDLQTGKQIRRQSQLRRLTPFLDKNGIIRVGGRLNLAQLPFQSKHPALLPKGHPLARLIAESYHKLLLHGGGRLLLSSIRERFWPLSGRMLVKAVVRNCIRCIRHHPTAAEQHTGQLPSGRLVPSRPFAVTGVDYAGPLYLKPAHRRAASLKAYLCVFVCFTTKAVHLELVGDLSTEGFLAALRRFTARRGVPEHIHSDNVGSSMTAIPDPELTHAHINTEQHLTKLQLLVQKFWKHWQKEYLQELQKDPRIAKNADNIQPGRMVIVVDELLPTTRWPLARVVEVHPGADGLVRVVTLRTPKGIIKRPITKICPLPISSENVGA